The sequence below is a genomic window from Methanobrevibacter sp..
CATTTTCAATGAACTTCAAAGCACCGTCATAACCTGCCTTAAGGCCGAAAGATACGATTCCACCATAACCTTTTTCAGCATATTTTTTAGCTACTTCATGGTTTGGAGAGGATTCAAGACCTGAATATGTTACCCAAGCCACTTTTGGATGTGCTTCCAAGTGTTCTGCAACTGCCATTGCATTTGATGCATGCCTTTCAATTCTAAGACCTAAAGTTTCTAAACCTTGTAATAATAAAAATGATCCAAATGGAGAAGGTACAGCACCAGTATCCCTTCCAACAACTGCCCTGATTCTTGTTGTAAAAGCAGCACCTTTGAAAGTTTCACCGAATATCAACCCATTGTAAGTTTCATCAGGTTCAGATAAAGTTGGGAATTTTCCGCTCATCCAGTCAAAGTCACCTTTTTCAATAATAATTCCACCGAGAGTGGTTCCATGTCCACCAATGTATTTTGTTGCAGATGATGAAATTATATCAACACCATGGTCAAATGGTCTTACAGATCCAATACCAACAGTATTGTCTGCAATCAATGGAATTCCATGTGAATGTGCAATTTCTGCCAATCTATCAAAATCAGGAATATCAAGTTTTGGATTTCCAATAGATTCTACATATATTGCTTTTGTCTTCTCATCAATAGCTTCTTCAAACAATTCTGGAGACTGTGAATCCACAAATGTTACAGTACGTCCTAATTCTTCCAATGTATTCTCAAATAACTCATATGTTCCACCATAGAGGTTGTCTGCTGATACAATATTATCTCCAACTGAA
It includes:
- a CDS encoding O-acetylhomoserine aminocarboxypropyltransferase/cysteine synthase, encoding MAYEIKNKKNISTIGVHAGQEEVDETGSRVTPIYQTTSYVFDSPQQAANRFALKEGGNIYTRLTNPTTEAFEKRMAAIEGGTAAYATASGMSAIFYTIINLTSVGDNIVSADNLYGGTYELFENTLEELGRTVTFVDSQSPELFEEAIDEKTKAIYVESIGNPKLDIPDFDRLAEIAHSHGIPLIADNTVGIGSVRPFDHGVDIISSSATKYIGGHGTTLGGIIIEKGDFDWMSGKFPTLSEPDETYNGLIFGETFKGAAFTTRIRAVVGRDTGAVPSPFGSFLLLQGLETLGLRIERHASNAMAVAEHLEAHPKVAWVTYSGLESSPNHEVAKKYAEKGYGGIVSFGLKAGYDGALKFIENVELLSLLANIGDAKSLVIHPASTTHSQLSEEQQLSTGVTPDLIRFAVGIEDIEDILADVDQALDKI